One window of the Triticum dicoccoides isolate Atlit2015 ecotype Zavitan chromosome 3B, WEW_v2.0, whole genome shotgun sequence genome contains the following:
- the LOC119275144 gene encoding uncharacterized protein LOC119275144 isoform X2, with protein MTMRSFSEYDSVDLVKRDISALGRTHDLLLIIFHGRQVYISAEKHVFEQHAAGKSWAGDFTAEDIYIIQFTSTDIKCHIRAKSNTIPCTSDNKVLDIKQIHKSMADKYQFNGNFPAHFECLEKDINSLTAVSLDTSSILTYLPYHAAFMPPGANEAITQKLHDATEGVWMEPDEFQTYRLLFESNPVDGDDWRLGYCKSTDPLLKKVYLHDYRTAFQNIYGNTGVQLTSGNTARDHMQAQLTPDNTEAQLTPDNTEAQLTPDNTKAQLTPDNTQAQQSQGSSSTVKGVTPDNMEAQLTPDNTKAQLTPDNTQAQQSQGSSSTVKGTGAGNKFNKSRKSKLSYKRHLNVHIHTHMKGQRPLRGLYQAELYSAKKNPVLGEIFTELFNGPTMKLPKFFGPMWELYCAARDAQVE; from the exons ATGACGATGAGGTCTTTTTCTGAGTATGATTCTGTAGACTTGGTGAAAAGGGACATATCAGCGCTTGGTCGGACGCATGATCTACTGCTAATCATCTTCCATGGAAGGCAAGTATACATCAGCGCCGAGAAGCATGTCTTTGAGCAGCATGCAGCTGGTAAATCGTGGGCTGGTGACTTTACAGCGGAAGATATCTATATCATACAGTTCACCTCCACTGATATCAAGTGCCATATCCGAGCCAAGAGCAATACCATACCATGCACTTCAGACAACAAGGTTCTAGATATTAAGCAGATTCACAAGTCAATGGCAGATAAGTACCAATTCAATGGTAACTTTCCTGCACATTTCGAGTGCCTTGAAAAGGATATCAATTCTCTGACTGCTGTTTCATTGGATACAAGCTCGATATTGACGTATCTTCCTTACCACGCGGCATTCATGCCACCTGGGGCAAATGAGGCCATAACACAGAAGTTACATGACGCTACTGAGGGCGTCTGGATGGAGCCTGACGAGTTTCAAACTTATCGCTTGCTGTTTGAGTCAAACCCAGTTGACGGTGATGATTGGAGATTGGGGTATTGCAAATCTACAGACCCATTGCTGAAAAAGGTGTACTTGCATGACTACAGAACTGCTTTCCAGAACATCTATGGGAACACAGGGGTCCAGCTGACCTCCGGCAACACAGCTCGTGACCACATGCAGGCCCAGCTGACCCCCGACAACACGGAGGCCCAGCTGACCCCCGACAACACGGAGGCCCAGCTGACCCCCGACAACACCAAGGCCCAGCTCACCCCTGACAACACCCAGGCCCAGCAGTCTCAGGGGAGCTCAAGCACCGTCAAAGGGGTGACCCCTGACAACATGGAGGCCCAGCTGACCCCCGACAACACCAAGGCCCAGCTGACCCCTGACAACACCCAGGCCCAGCAGTCTCAGGGGAGCTCAAGCACCGTCAAAGGCACGGGGGCTGGAAACAAATTCAACAAAAGCAGGAAAAGTAAGCTTTCCTACAAACGTCACCTGAACGTCCATATCCATACCCACATGAAAGGTCAGAGGCCGTTGAGAGGCTTGTATCAAGCAGAGTTGTATTCTGCAAAGAAGAATCCTGTTCTAGGAGAAATCTTCACTGAGCTGTTCAATGGCCCGACCATGAAATTACCTAAATT CTTTGGTCCCATGTGGGAGCTGTACTGTGCAGCGAGGGACGCCCAGGTTGAATGA
- the LOC119275144 gene encoding uncharacterized protein LOC119275144 isoform X1, protein MASQALSELGLETNILKREYYNLLKSYGWFLKTTTNFLKTQSLFDEENIGAVTLDFVNLPMTMRSFSEYDSVDLVKRDISALGRTHDLLLIIFHGRQVYISAEKHVFEQHAAGKSWAGDFTAEDIYIIQFTSTDIKCHIRAKSNTIPCTSDNKVLDIKQIHKSMADKYQFNGNFPAHFECLEKDINSLTAVSLDTSSILTYLPYHAAFMPPGANEAITQKLHDATEGVWMEPDEFQTYRLLFESNPVDGDDWRLGYCKSTDPLLKKVYLHDYRTAFQNIYGNTGVQLTSGNTARDHMQAQLTPDNTEAQLTPDNTEAQLTPDNTKAQLTPDNTQAQQSQGSSSTVKGVTPDNMEAQLTPDNTKAQLTPDNTQAQQSQGSSSTVKGTGAGNKFNKSRKSKLSYKRHLNVHIHTHMKGQRPLRGLYQAELYSAKKNPVLGEIFTELFNGPTMKLPKFFGPMWELYCAARDAQVE, encoded by the exons ATGGCCAGTCAAGCCCTGTCAGAGCTTGGCCTTGAAACCAATATCTTGAAGAGAGAGTACTACAACCTGCTGAAGAG CTATGGATGGTTTTTGAAAACAACAACTAATTTTCTTAAGACCCAAAGTCTTTTTGATGAAGAAAATATAGGAGCTGTGACATTGGATTTTGTAAATCTCCCTATGACGATGAGGTCTTTTTCTGAGTATGATTCTGTAGACTTGGTGAAAAGGGACATATCAGCGCTTGGTCGGACGCATGATCTACTGCTAATCATCTTCCATGGAAGGCAAGTATACATCAGCGCCGAGAAGCATGTCTTTGAGCAGCATGCAGCTGGTAAATCGTGGGCTGGTGACTTTACAGCGGAAGATATCTATATCATACAGTTCACCTCCACTGATATCAAGTGCCATATCCGAGCCAAGAGCAATACCATACCATGCACTTCAGACAACAAGGTTCTAGATATTAAGCAGATTCACAAGTCAATGGCAGATAAGTACCAATTCAATGGTAACTTTCCTGCACATTTCGAGTGCCTTGAAAAGGATATCAATTCTCTGACTGCTGTTTCATTGGATACAAGCTCGATATTGACGTATCTTCCTTACCACGCGGCATTCATGCCACCTGGGGCAAATGAGGCCATAACACAGAAGTTACATGACGCTACTGAGGGCGTCTGGATGGAGCCTGACGAGTTTCAAACTTATCGCTTGCTGTTTGAGTCAAACCCAGTTGACGGTGATGATTGGAGATTGGGGTATTGCAAATCTACAGACCCATTGCTGAAAAAGGTGTACTTGCATGACTACAGAACTGCTTTCCAGAACATCTATGGGAACACAGGGGTCCAGCTGACCTCCGGCAACACAGCTCGTGACCACATGCAGGCCCAGCTGACCCCCGACAACACGGAGGCCCAGCTGACCCCCGACAACACGGAGGCCCAGCTGACCCCCGACAACACCAAGGCCCAGCTCACCCCTGACAACACCCAGGCCCAGCAGTCTCAGGGGAGCTCAAGCACCGTCAAAGGGGTGACCCCTGACAACATGGAGGCCCAGCTGACCCCCGACAACACCAAGGCCCAGCTGACCCCTGACAACACCCAGGCCCAGCAGTCTCAGGGGAGCTCAAGCACCGTCAAAGGCACGGGGGCTGGAAACAAATTCAACAAAAGCAGGAAAAGTAAGCTTTCCTACAAACGTCACCTGAACGTCCATATCCATACCCACATGAAAGGTCAGAGGCCGTTGAGAGGCTTGTATCAAGCAGAGTTGTATTCTGCAAAGAAGAATCCTGTTCTAGGAGAAATCTTCACTGAGCTGTTCAATGGCCCGACCATGAAATTACCTAAATT CTTTGGTCCCATGTGGGAGCTGTACTGTGCAGCGAGGGACGCCCAGGTTGAATGA